DNA sequence from the Coregonus clupeaformis isolate EN_2021a chromosome 13, ASM2061545v1, whole genome shotgun sequence genome:
TGGAGTAAGGTGGTCTGTGAATGTTTTCGTGCCCTCTGAGTTCCTTCGTCTGGACCCTGAGGAGGATGAATAATGGCCTTGATCCGTGTCTAATAGAGAGGGATTTGGTTGAGGTGTTGGGAGTATTTCTATAGGCTCAAACAGCTGGGTTGTAAGATCGGACAAATCTTTTAACAAAGACCATTTTTCAGGGAGTGATGAGATGCTGTTCATCTTCCGTGACATCTTCCTTGGTGGTTTAGGTGAGGGGCAATAGTCAGGGACAATTTCCTGGGATGTGTTACAGGTTTTCTTGGCTGGGGGAGGGAATAAATGTTCAAGGTGTACGTTTTGTGTGACAGCAGTGCAGGCTTGGGATGTGGATTGAGGCATCACTTGAAGTTGCTCTTGCACTGAGTTCTCTGTGAGCTTCATCTGGGATGGCTTGATGTCTTTTGACTCAGAGATCAGTGACTCCTCTATGTTACTTTGAAGGTTTACAGATACAATTGACACCAGAGGTTCCATCACATCTGTCAATGTTTTGGAGGAGGATATAATTGAGGGATAATCTGTATTCTGAACAAATGGCATTTTTTCCTCTACTCTTATCTCAAGTACTGTATCAACCtttaccacctcctcctcttctacctcttcctcaTTCTCCAGAGATCCCAGGTCTAGctctgctctctctatctctaacaCTTCCAGTGGCTCTTGTTTTCCAGTTGCATGCACATCCATCGGATGCAATGATTCTTCCTCTTGAACAACAACCTGTTCACTGTGGCACGGACTGTCAGCGAAGTGTGTCATCATTGAGTCTTTGTCTTTATCCTCTTTTAGATTCTCAGAGGTGGAAGAATACTGGGGTTCCATTTTGGTTTTCTCTGCCCCTCTATCCGGATGTAACACAATGCCATTGTGTGACTCCAATCCCTCACACTGACCTCCTTGCCTCCTCTCAGTCTCCCAGTATGACTCCAGCATACGGTCCAATATAATCTGGAAGGAGTCCACACTGAACTCAAACTGGCGTCGCAGGGAACTTACAAACCTGAGCCCCACAGTTTTACCCCTGTTATTGGACAGTGAGATAAGGCTCCAGCGGTCGTGCTCATTGAAGACCTTGACCATCTTCTGCACGTAGGCCTCCTTCATGGTGAGGCAGGTGATCTTGCGTCTGTTAACCCCACGGGGAAGGAGGTCACGCAGGCTGCCCAGCACCACCTCCTTGATGACCTGGAAGTCCTCCTGTCTGGGCAGCTCCACTCCAAAGATGATGTCCAGGTCTCTGTAGCCCGTGCCGTTGTCCCTGACCATCACATGGCTGGCGGTGGAGCCGTTGAGGCGAATGTCCCTGACCCTGATTTCCCTCTCCACCAGCCGGTCCTTCACTACATGGATGATGTCCTTGGGTCTCACCTCCAAGGTGGGGAAGTTCCCTCTGCCGTGGATTGTGATCACCTCCGTCAACACCTGGTCCAAAGTCTGGACTTGCTCCAGAGTCAAGTTGTGGAATCTTCTATCCATTTGGAGCTCCATTATCTTGGGTTTACCTGCAAAAGGACACAATATTGTATTTGGAAGAAGCTGGGTAATTTCATGCCACAAAATGTGTGTTCAATGGGGAACATTCTAATGCATTTTATGACAAGTGAAGAAATACTACTAAGTAATTCATACTATCATTAATTCACATTGAGTTCAGGGGATGTCtgaaacacaagagacaccaaagGCACATATTGCACAATTAAAAACTAAACAGATGTGTTGGTACTACTAAGCATAAGAGtggtacccacacacacacacacatacacacaccacatgcACACAGGGGGGTGGaagatataaaataaaaaattcaacAGGAAGGTGACCAGCTTGGAACTTTCTCTCAGAGGATAAGTAACATGACTGAGCAAACCTTGACCTTGTTTGCACTTGATCCTGTGATCTAAGGTTATAATGGTTTTATTTTCAACTGcagaatttttttattttcaacTTGGTAATTGATCAATGAACTCATTGAATAATACTAATACAAATCAATAAGGCTATGTAAACATTTTAAGACGATATCCCACAAATCAGGTTAGCTTACTTTTACAGATTTAACTTGAACAGTGGTTGGAGGTCAACACCTGGGGTATGTATAGGCTACTTTCCCACATGCTCCAAAAGTTTACACGGACAGTTCTTATGGAATCCATCATGTACTAGAATAATAGTCGCATGCTGCAGAATTTTGGTCTCATGTGCAAACCCCTTCTCGCCCGCCCGCCTGCTCCCACTCTTTAGATAAGACCGTATGAGTCATACAGTCACTGAATAAAGCACCCCTCGCTGCGTCTTCTCCTGGATTTTCTGCATGCGTGTAAAAACCATCATCGCCACTTCTCACATATTCACAATTTGTCATTGTTGTATATTTGAGACTTTTGCTATACAAATATTGTATAAAGGCTAAAGCGGGGAGTGTTGTTCTTGATAATCAGATTCGATCTAGTAAAATATTGTGTAGGCTAGGCTATCAATCAGTTCTCTTGagttttaattttattttacaGTCATTATTAGCCTATACTCATCGACATGATGCTGCATGTGTACAGTCTATGCAATTTACCAAAATAATATTTACAAACCCGTTATTAGTCTAGTAAACACTCACAGACCACGTAGGCTACATAAAAATGACTAACAACAGCTAAATATTTTATTGAACAGAAACTAATAAAATAGCCtatttaaaatataaaataaaacatgGTGAGTTTAGCCTACACCTATTCTCCCACGTATTCACCTGATGCAATATTGTAAGGTATAATTTACACACTGGCCAACATTGTTTGCTATTGTTTAATCCATCCATTGACAATGCATTTCATTAGCCTATCAAATGTGCATTTGATTGATATTGACATTCAACATTAATAAAACACAAACCTTATGTATTTCGAAATGATTCATGTACCAAATGTAACATGACAATGATCATACAATTAAATAATATACTTTAGCCTACTCACCTGACTGCTGAGGAAAGGGTAGAACTTAGCCAAAGTATAGTAAGCAA
Encoded proteins:
- the LOC121579953 gene encoding uncharacterized protein LOC121579953: MELQMDRRFHNLTLEQVQTLDQVLTEVITIHGRGNFPTLEVRPKDIIHVVKDRLVEREIRVRDIRLNGSTASHVMVRDNGTGYRDLDIIFGVELPRQEDFQVIKEVVLGSLRDLLPRGVNRRKITCLTMKEAYVQKMVKVFNEHDRWSLISLSNNRGKTVGLRFVSSLRRQFEFSVDSFQIILDRMLESYWETERRQGGQCEGLESHNGIVLHPDRGAEKTKMEPQYSSTSENLKEDKDKDSMMTHFADSPCHSEQVVVQEEESLHPMDVHATGKQEPLEVLEIERAELDLGSLENEEEVEEEEVVKVDTVLEIRVEEKMPFVQNTDYPSIISSSKTLTDVMEPLVSIVSVNLQSNIEESLISESKDIKPSQMKLTENSVQEQLQVMPQSTSQACTAVTQNVHLEHLFPPPAKKTCNTSQEIVPDYCPSPKPPRKMSRKMNSISSLPEKWSLLKDLSDLTTQLFEPIEILPTPQPNPSLLDTDQGHYSSSSGSRRRNSEGTKTFTDHLTPAISSQDKNISPHTVEQIVRGKYSKKPPDSEASQESLSLQTTGSRVPETEPAATQELGPPDTTTVCPRAGPSSAPRDKASITVVAECMYGDFEQAMDHLRFRLIATHNPEEIRGGGLLKYSDLLVRNFRPASETEIKSLERYMCSRFFIDFPDLSEQQRKIEAYLRCHFVGDEETSKYDYLMTLRRVIDESTVCLMGHERRQTLNMITVLALRVLGEQNAIPNTANITCFYQPAPYMADPIFSSYYIPQAAQPPLLYHPYPLHVHMQTGLV